In Dehalobacter sp., the following proteins share a genomic window:
- a CDS encoding elongation factor G, with protein MKSYDTKSIRNICLVGHGGSGKTSLVEAMLFNAGVTNRIGKVNDGNTVSDYLQEEVQRHISISTSLIPIEHKDVKVNVLDTPGYSDFIGEVISALRVVETSVFVISGVDGLEVQAEIIWDLVEEKQIPKIIFINKLDRENANAEKVLDQLKSTYSNTRFVQMQIPIGKEAGFEGVVGLFQTDIPDQYTDDIAVLKEALAEAAAEADDDILMKYLDGESLNDEELKTITAKGLAQNMIVPVLFGSVEKNLGVKEFIQFLADNVPAPTPIDKKAALVFKTLADPYLGKMTFFKAYGGMFTSETVVYNANREVEEKLGQLFYLRGKNQDNTASVQAGDIAVVAKLQETKTGDTFTTKEKGIQLNGIEFPKPALSLSVKPKSKGDEDKLGSALARLVDEDPTISVGKNTETKQTILSGLGEMQLDIVGEKLARKFGVAVETEVPKVPYRETIKKLVQVEGKHKKQSGGHGQYGHVWIKMQPNPEKDFEFKEEVFGGAVPRNYFPAVEKGLREAVADGFLAGYPMTNVKFTLYDGSYHSVDSSEMAFKLAAHLAFKKGAEMANAVLMEPVVEAEVKVPEAFMGDVIGDLNSKRGKVLGMEPDGKCQVIKAHVPQSEMMRYSIDLKAMTQGRGTFTTKFIGYEEVPARLSDALVAQLKKEHQHHE; from the coding sequence TTGAAAAGCTATGACACCAAGAGTATTCGTAATATCTGTCTTGTTGGGCACGGAGGTTCAGGTAAAACGTCACTGGTAGAGGCCATGCTTTTTAATGCCGGAGTAACGAACCGCATCGGGAAAGTAAACGATGGAAACACCGTCTCAGATTACCTTCAAGAGGAAGTACAACGTCACATTTCAATTAGCACTTCATTAATTCCGATCGAGCATAAGGATGTTAAAGTTAATGTTCTCGATACACCCGGTTATTCCGATTTTATCGGTGAAGTCATCAGCGCTTTGCGCGTCGTGGAAACAAGTGTTTTTGTGATCAGCGGGGTTGATGGTTTAGAAGTTCAGGCCGAGATCATCTGGGATCTGGTCGAAGAAAAACAAATTCCTAAAATTATTTTTATCAATAAACTGGACAGAGAAAATGCCAATGCAGAAAAGGTACTGGATCAGCTGAAATCAACTTATTCGAATACTCGTTTTGTTCAAATGCAGATTCCAATTGGCAAAGAGGCAGGATTCGAAGGTGTAGTTGGTCTGTTCCAAACCGACATACCTGATCAATATACAGATGATATTGCCGTATTGAAAGAAGCACTGGCTGAAGCTGCAGCTGAAGCCGATGATGACATCCTGATGAAATATCTGGATGGAGAGTCCCTGAATGATGAAGAATTAAAGACGATCACAGCCAAAGGGCTTGCTCAGAATATGATCGTTCCGGTTTTATTCGGTTCGGTAGAAAAAAATCTGGGCGTGAAGGAATTCATTCAATTCCTGGCAGACAATGTGCCTGCGCCTACACCTATCGACAAAAAAGCCGCGTTGGTCTTTAAGACACTTGCCGACCCCTATCTCGGCAAAATGACTTTCTTCAAAGCTTATGGCGGAATGTTTACCAGTGAGACAGTTGTCTACAATGCGAACCGGGAAGTCGAGGAGAAACTCGGCCAGCTGTTTTATCTGAGAGGGAAGAACCAGGATAATACGGCCAGCGTCCAAGCCGGCGATATTGCCGTCGTTGCGAAACTTCAGGAGACAAAAACAGGAGATACTTTTACAACGAAAGAGAAAGGTATCCAGCTGAACGGAATCGAATTTCCAAAACCAGCGCTATCGCTTTCTGTCAAACCGAAGAGCAAGGGTGATGAAGATAAGCTCGGATCCGCGCTGGCTAGGTTAGTCGATGAAGATCCGACCATCAGCGTCGGCAAAAACACAGAAACTAAACAGACGATTTTAAGCGGGCTCGGTGAAATGCAGCTCGATATTGTTGGTGAAAAACTGGCCAGAAAATTTGGTGTTGCCGTCGAGACCGAAGTACCGAAAGTCCCTTACAGAGAAACGATCAAAAAATTGGTGCAAGTTGAAGGTAAACACAAGAAACAAAGCGGCGGCCATGGCCAATACGGACACGTTTGGATTAAGATGCAGCCAAACCCGGAAAAAGACTTTGAATTTAAAGAAGAAGTTTTCGGTGGAGCGGTTCCAAGAAACTATTTCCCTGCTGTTGAAAAAGGTCTGCGCGAAGCAGTTGCTGATGGTTTCCTGGCTGGCTATCCGATGACGAATGTAAAATTCACGTTGTATGACGGTTCCTATCACAGCGTGGACTCGTCAGAAATGGCATTTAAGCTTGCGGCACATCTTGCTTTCAAGAAAGGCGCTGAGATGGCCAACGCGGTATTGATGGAACCGGTCGTTGAGGCCGAGGTCAAGGTTCCTGAAGCATTCATGGGTGATGTCATCGGAGATTTGAACTCCAAACGCGGCAAGGTCCTTGGCATGGAACCCGACGGCAAATGCCAGGTGATTAAAGCCCATGTGCCCCAATCCGAAATGATGCGTTATTCCATTGACCTCAAAGCTATGACCCAGGGAAGAGGCACGTTCACGACCAAGTTCATCGGGTACGAGGAAGTTCCGGCAAGATTATCCGACGCGCTGGTCGCCCAGCTCAAGAAAGAGCACCAGCATCACGAGTAA